Proteins from a single region of Oryza brachyantha chromosome 6, ObraRS2, whole genome shotgun sequence:
- the LOC102721092 gene encoding ribose-phosphate pyrophosphokinase 2, chloroplastic — MAFKAAAVASPSSSPFISSRRLPSPALRRARSPRCVLGSEQVRVVVEEEEGKRVGVAAAPRRPPVWTPRAPAQEARLAALRPDGRDSRMKIFSGTANRPLAQEIASYLGVDLGKVLIKRFADGEIYVQLQESVRGCDVFLVQPTCSPVNENLMELFVMIDACRRASARSITVVIPYFGYARADRKAQGREAITAKLSANLLTEAGSDRVIVCDIHSTQALGYFDIPVDHIHGQPVILDYLASKTISKDLVVVSPDVGGVVRARAFAKKLSDAPLAIVDKRRQGHNMSEVMHLIGDVKGKVAIMVDDMIDTAGTITSAAALLKQEGAEAVYACSTHAVFSPPAIERLSGGIFEEVIVTNSILLPEHKCFPQLTVLSMANLVAETIWHVHRDGSVSSIFQ, encoded by the exons ATGGCGttcaaggcggcggcggtggcgtcgccctcctcctccccgttCATCtcgtcgcgccgcctcccctccccggcGCTGCGCCGCGCCCGCTCGCCG AGGTGCGTGCTCGGGAGCGAGCAGGtgcgggtggtggtggaggaggaggaggggaagcgggtcggggtggcggcggcgccgaggaggccccCCGTGTGGACcccccgcgcgcccgcgcagGAGGCCAGGCTCGCCGCGCTGCGCCCCGACGGCCGGGACTCCAGGATGAAGATCTTCTCCGGCACGGCCAACCGCCCGCTCGCGCAG gaaatTGCTTCTTATTTGGGTGTAGACCTTGGCAAGGTCCTCATCAAGCGATTTGCTGATGGAGAAATCTATGTGCAACTGCAAGAGAGCGTGAGGGGCTGCGATGTGTTCTTGGTGCAGCCCACCTGCTCACCCGTGAATGAAAACCTTATGGAGCTTTTCGTCATGATCGACGCGTGTCGGCGGGCATCAGCAAGGTCTATTACTGTTGTCATTCCGTACTTTGGGTATGCCAGAGCTGACAGAAAG GCTCAAGGACGTGAGGCCATCACTGCCAAACTTTCTGCTAATTTACTGACGGAAGCTGGTAGTGATCGTGTAATAGTATGTGATATTCATTCTACACAAGCATTGGGATACTTTGATATTCCTGTGGATCACATACATGGACAG CCTGTGATTCTGGATTACCTTGCCAGTAAGACAATATCTAAGGATCTTGTGGTTGTTTCTCCTGATGTGGGTGGTGTTGTCAGAGCACGCGCATTTGCTAAGAAATTATCTGATGCCCCTTTAGCTATCGTTGACAAGAGAAGACAGGGTCACAATATGTCAGAG GTCATGCACTTAATTGGTGATGTGAAGGGTAAGGTCGCCATCATGGTTGATGATATGATTGACACAGCAG GGACAATTACTAGTGCAGCAGCTTTGTTAAAGCAGGAGGGAGCAGAGGCTGTCTATGCTTGTAGCACACATGCTGTCTTCAG CCCTCCTGCGATTGAAAGGCTTTCTGGTGGCATCTTTGAGGAAGTTATCGTGACAAATTCCATTCTGCTGCCAGAGCACAAATGCTTCCCTCAGTTGACGGTGCTCTCAATGGCGAACCTTGTCGCAGAAACAATCTGGCATGTTCATCGTGATGGTTCTGTGAGCAGCATATTTCAATAG